Part of the Gammaproteobacteria bacterium genome, ATTCGCCGTCGGCAGTCTTGGGCGCGGCCCAGCGCGACCAGCGGTGTTCGTCGTCGATGATGGGTGTGTATTGCTTGTTATTGAGCTCGGCCTTTAACGTGCGCTCATGCTCCAGGTCATCGAGATACTTGAGAAACAGCATCCACGACGTCTACTCAGTGTAGTCCAGCTCGGTGGTACAGCCGGCTTCCTTCCACAGCACGTCATCTATGTTCTTGAAGGCTTGTTCGAACATCTGGCTCCCCTTTGCTAAAAAGCTTATCAGATCAACCAACAGGCCCGTAATACTCAAAGAAATAGTAAACGCTGAGGGACACACCCACCGCGATCACAATGCGGGCGAGCCACACGGCTGGTAGCTTGCGGGCGACACTTGCGCCGATGAGTCCGCCGAATATCGCGCCGACGAAGGTGATCAGCGTTTGCGGCCAGGAGATCAGGTCTGAGAAGATGAACACGAGTATGGCCGCGCTGTTGATTACCGCGGACAAGAGGTTTTTGAGCGCGTTATTCTGCTGGACGTTGTCCACGCCCATCATCAGCAGGCCGGCCATCAGCATCACGCCCATGCCGGCGCCAAAAAATCCGCCGTACACTGCGACCACGAATTCGAACACGCGAGCGGCGATGCCCGGATGCGCCGTGACGCCACCGGCGGCAAGAGGAAAAAGCAGATCGCGCAAACGCTTTCCAAAAGCAAACAGCAAAGTGGCGAACAGAATCAGAAAGGGAATCATCCTGGAGAACGCGTCGTCGCCGGTCAATTTCAGCAGCGACGCTCCAAGTGCTCCGCCTGCCAGTGCGTTCACCAATGAGGCCTTGATGCCGACGGGCAAGGTCGCGAGCTCACGCCGGTAGGTGTAGGCGGCGACGATGTTGGCCGGCCACACAGCGAAAGCATTGGAGGCGTTGGCGACCACCGGTGGAAGCCCTGCCGCCAGAAACGCGGGGAAGCTGAAGAAGGTTCCCCCGCCCGCGATCGAGTTGCTTATGCCCGCGACGAGTCCGGCGGCGAATAGCAGCAACGCCATTAAAGCTTCTGGCATCCGCTAATCGCCCGCGCGCTTGTTTTGCATGATCGCTATGGGGCGCATCAGGGTGCCGCCCTTGACCGAACTATCAGGCTGACAACTGCAATTCATGCACTCAACGCGGCTGCGAGATCCGCCTCCAGCAACTCATACGGCTCGATTCCGAAGGAGAGTCGAATGAGGCCATCGGCAATGCCGACTCTTTGCCGCTCGTCAGTGGACATTGTCGCATGCGAGGTATGTAGTGGAATTGAGGCCAAGGTTTCGACGCCGCCCAGGGATACGGCGCGCGCGATGTCGCGCAATCGATTGTAGACTTCCACGGCCTCGGGCAGGCCGCCCGCAACCTCGAAGGCGAGCATAAAGCCGAACGTTTCCATGTACTGGCGTGCTATGTGGTGATCGGGATGCCGAGGCAGGCCCGGATAGTGAACGCGCGTCACTCTGCCGCCGTTATCGCGCATGCGCCGCCCGCCAAGAATCTTCGTGGCGCTGTGCATCACCACGTCGGCGTCGTGAGTCACGGGGCGCTGGAATGGCGGCGGGAGAAAGGTCGCATCCACGGACAGCCAGGCACCGCACCGGCGAGCTGCGGCGGCGATCCGCTTCAGATCGACGACCCTGCAGAGCGGGTTGGTCGGGGTCTCGACATGGATCAGCCTTACGCTTCCTTCGACGGCTTGTTCCAGTGAACTTTCGTCGAACGGATCGAAGCGACGCACTTCGATGCCAAAGCGGGGAAGGTCCTCCGCCACAAGGCCCTCGGCACCGCCGTAAACATAGCGGCTGACGGCGACGACATCCCCTTTCTGCAAGAGTCCGCAAAATATAGCGTGGAGCGCCGCCATGCCTGAGCCGAACGAGACCGCGCCATCGGCGCCTTCGAGTTCGGCGACCTTCTGTTCGAAGAGTCGGCCGGCGGGATGGCCGTAACGGGGGTAGAACTCGCCGGAAAGTTCGCCGGCGCCAACGGCGCGGAGTTCTTCAGCAGTCGGGTACGCAAAGGTCGTGGCCCGGGTAAGGTCCGGCGCCAGCGGGCCCAGCGGCGTGGTTGCATCCTCGCGGCAGCCGTAAGGTCGAAGTGCGGTCACTCGCTGATTCCTATGGCTTCACTCCGAGATGCAAGGGAGATGACGCAAGGCTTTGTTAGATTCCACTGCACCCGAGAGCGCCAATACTCTGGCTCTTGATGGAGATGCGCAACCGCGATGATAACAATCTCAAAGTCGGACGGCTCATAGATGATCCCGTATGGGAAGCGTTGCATCTGGCACCGCCGTATAGCACCGCCAAGAGGATTCCAGGCCAGCGGAAAGTCTTTGATGTGCCGAATTGTTTGTTTCCCACGCCTCGTCTCGGAACTCTTCACCTAAACGTACGCGCTGTGCGTCATAGTAGCGAACCGCCCCATTGAGTTCACTGCGAGCGGAAAGCAGAAACCTTATTTTTAGGTTTCCTTGCCAAGCTCTGCAAAGACCTGCTCAGCATCGACGGCGCCAAGCTCCCCGGAGCGGTAGGCGGCCATACGGCTTTCGGCTTCTTTGAGCCATAAGGCATCAAGCGAAGGATCTGGCTTATCAAGGCCTGGCAATAAGGCTCTCGACTAATGCTGCACGATCATTCGATGGCAGTTGCAGGGCTTGTCGCAAAAGGGCCTCGGCTGAAACAGGCATGCGCATGTCTCCATGGTTGGTGGCCAAATTCTACCAATGACTCTCCACGAATTCGAACGTATGGCGCACGAGCCGCCGACGGCGCGCTGCCCAGAATACATCAGAATCGCCACGATCTTGCGTGCCGGATTTTTATGCAGAGGACCACGATTGTCAAAGGCGACTCTGGCTGCCGCTAGCCAGAGCTGTGTATCTTGGTATCTTGCTCAGCGCGCGTTTAATTAAACAGCCGGCCGATGTTGCACCGCCGCGTTGACAGTGGGTTGAGCGGACGCAAGAATCGCGGAACAGCTTTTGACGATCGCACACAATAATCAGGAGGCAGGGCATGGCGACAGCGACACCACTCGATCAGACGTCTTTCGGCGGATGCCCGCACGACTGCCCCGACACCTGTTCGATGCTCTACAAGGTTAAAGACGGCCGGCTGGTGGAGGTGCGCGGCAACCCGGATCACCCGTTTACGCACGGCAGCCTGTGCGTGAAGCTCAAGGATTATCACGATCATCATTACAACTCCGAGCGCGTGCTTTATCCGCTGAAGCGCAATGGCCCCAAGGGCAGCCGGCAGTACGTGCGCGTCACCTGGGACGAGGCGCTGACCACTATCAAGCGGCGCTGGACGGAAATCATCGAC contains:
- a CDS encoding sulfite exporter TauE/SafE family protein; the protein is MPEALMALLLFAAGLVAGISNSIAGGGTFFSFPAFLAAGLPPVVANASNAFAVWPANIVAAYTYRRELATLPVGIKASLVNALAGGALGASLLKLTGDDAFSRMIPFLILFATLLFAFGKRLRDLLFPLAAGGVTAHPGIAARVFEFVVAVYGGFFGAGMGVMLMAGLLMMGVDNVQQNNALKNLLSAVINSAAILVFIFSDLISWPQTLITFVGAIFGGLIGASVARKLPAVWLARIVIAVGVSLSVYYFFEYYGPVG
- a CDS encoding aminotransferase class I/II-fold pyridoxal phosphate-dependent enzyme, whose amino-acid sequence is MTALRPYGCREDATTPLGPLAPDLTRATTFAYPTAEELRAVGAGELSGEFYPRYGHPAGRLFEQKVAELEGADGAVSFGSGMAALHAIFCGLLQKGDVVAVSRYVYGGAEGLVAEDLPRFGIEVRRFDPFDESSLEQAVEGSVRLIHVETPTNPLCRVVDLKRIAAAARRCGAWLSVDATFLPPPFQRPVTHDADVVMHSATKILGGRRMRDNGGRVTRVHYPGLPRHPDHHIARQYMETFGFMLAFEVAGGLPEAVEVYNRLRDIARAVSLGGVETLASIPLHTSHATMSTDERQRVGIADGLIRLSFGIEPYELLEADLAAALSA